A single Phragmites australis chromosome 4, lpPhrAust1.1, whole genome shotgun sequence DNA region contains:
- the LOC133914159 gene encoding EPIDERMAL PATTERNING FACTOR-like protein 2, which translates to MELLLCSSSLLLLLLLSSQGLQSTEGRALHYQFKDPPKVIQIGKGVSMAEALIGSRPPRCEDKCAPCGRCEAVQVPVAPRVDSRGEAEAGRARLFRAAGDRTVDESYTDYKPLNWKCRCADRRALDP; encoded by the exons ATGGAACTTCTGCTTTGCTCCTCGTCCCTGCTTCTCCTGCTGCTGCTATCCTCTCAAGGCCTGCAATCCACCGAAG GTAGAGCGCTGCATTACCAGTTCAAGGATCCTCCAAAGGTAA TACAGATTGGTAAGGGCGTGTCAATGGCGGAGGCGCTGATCGGGTCGAGGCCACCGCGGTGCGAGGACAAGTGCGCGCCGTGCGGCCGGTGCGAGGCGGTGCAGGTGCCGGTGGCGCCGCGGGTCGACAGCAGGGGCGAAGCCGAGGCCGGGCGCGCCCGCCTGTTCAGAGCCGCAGGTGACAGGACCGTCGACGAGAGCTACACCGACTACAAGCCCCTGAACTGGAAGTGCCGGTGCGCGGACCGGCGAGCCCTGGATCCGTGA